The following proteins come from a genomic window of Sebastes fasciatus isolate fSebFas1 chromosome 6, fSebFas1.pri, whole genome shotgun sequence:
- the LOC141769369 gene encoding phosphatidylinositol transfer protein beta isoform isoform X2, with protein sequence MVLIKEFRVVLPCSVEEYQVGQLFSVAEASKNETGGGEGIEVLKNEPYEKDGEKGQYTHKIYHLKSKAPGYVKLFAPEGSLVFHEKAWNAYPYCRTIVTNEYMKDSFFIKIETWHKPDLGTQENVHKLDNYTWKTVSTVPIDIADRSQVSNADYKPDEDPAKFKSVKTGRGPLGPTWKRDLVSKTDCPRMCAYKLVTVKFKWWGLQSKVENFIHEQEKRIFTNFHRQLFCWIDKWVDLTMDDIRRMEAETQKELDEMRKKGSVRGTKAAEE encoded by the exons ATGGTCCTCATCAAGGAGTT cCGTGTGGTTTTACCCTGTAGTGTTGAGGAG TATCAAGTGGGGCAGCTGTTCTCAGTGGCTGAAGCAAGTAAAAATGAGACAGGTGGTGGCGAGGGCATCGAGGTACTCAAGAATGAGCCCTATGAAAAAGACGGCGAGAAAGGACAGTATACACACAAAATCTACCACCTAAAGAG TAAAGCCCCCGGGTATGTCAAGCTGTTTGCCCCTGAAGGCTCCCTGGTATTCCACGAAAAAGCCTGGAATGCCTACCCCTACTGCAGAACCA TTGTGACG AATGAGTATATGAAAGACAGTTTCTTTATTAAAATTGAGACTTGGCACAAACCAGACCTTGGAACGCAAGAAAAC GTGCACAAACTAGACAATTACACGTGGAAGACTGTATCGACTGTGCCCATTGACATTGCAGACAGAAGTCAAGTGTCCAATGCT GACTACAAGCCAGATGAGGACCCTGCCAAGTTCAAGTCAGTTAAGACCGGCAGAGGACCCCTTGGGCCCACCTGGAAG AGAGACCTGGTTAGCAAGACTGACTGCCCGAGGATGTGTGCCTACAAACTGGTCACTGTGAAGTTCAAGTGGTGGGGCCTGCAGAGCAAAGTGGAGAACTTCATCCACGAG CAAGAGAAGAGGATCTTCACTAATTTCCACCGCCAGCTCTTCTGTTGGATTGATAAGTGGGTGGATCTGACTATGGATGATATCCGGCGGATGGAGGCAGAGACACAGAAGGAGCTGGACGAG ATGCGTAAGAAGGGCTCTGTGCGAGGCACAAAGGCTGCAGAAGAGTAG
- the LOC141769369 gene encoding phosphatidylinositol transfer protein beta isoform isoform X1 produces the protein MVLIKEFRVVLPCSVEEYQVGQLFSVAEASKNETGGGEGIEVLKNEPYEKDGEKGQYTHKIYHLKSKAPGYVKLFAPEGSLVFHEKAWNAYPYCRTIVTNEYMKDSFFIKIETWHKPDLGTQENVHKLDNYTWKTVSTVPIDIADRSQVSNADYKPDEDPAKFKSVKTGRGPLGPTWKRDLVSKTDCPRMCAYKLVTVKFKWWGLQSKVENFIHEQEKRIFTNFHRQLFCWIDKWVDLTMDDIRRMEAETQKELDELRRRGEVRGTSAADE, from the exons ATGGTCCTCATCAAGGAGTT cCGTGTGGTTTTACCCTGTAGTGTTGAGGAG TATCAAGTGGGGCAGCTGTTCTCAGTGGCTGAAGCAAGTAAAAATGAGACAGGTGGTGGCGAGGGCATCGAGGTACTCAAGAATGAGCCCTATGAAAAAGACGGCGAGAAAGGACAGTATACACACAAAATCTACCACCTAAAGAG TAAAGCCCCCGGGTATGTCAAGCTGTTTGCCCCTGAAGGCTCCCTGGTATTCCACGAAAAAGCCTGGAATGCCTACCCCTACTGCAGAACCA TTGTGACG AATGAGTATATGAAAGACAGTTTCTTTATTAAAATTGAGACTTGGCACAAACCAGACCTTGGAACGCAAGAAAAC GTGCACAAACTAGACAATTACACGTGGAAGACTGTATCGACTGTGCCCATTGACATTGCAGACAGAAGTCAAGTGTCCAATGCT GACTACAAGCCAGATGAGGACCCTGCCAAGTTCAAGTCAGTTAAGACCGGCAGAGGACCCCTTGGGCCCACCTGGAAG AGAGACCTGGTTAGCAAGACTGACTGCCCGAGGATGTGTGCCTACAAACTGGTCACTGTGAAGTTCAAGTGGTGGGGCCTGCAGAGCAAAGTGGAGAACTTCATCCACGAG CAAGAGAAGAGGATCTTCACTAATTTCCACCGCCAGCTCTTCTGTTGGATTGATAAGTGGGTGGATCTGACTATGGATGATATCCGGCGGATGGAGGCAGAGACACAGAAGGAGCTGGACGAG CTTCGCAGACGGGGAGAAGTGCGAGGAACCAGCGCTGCAGACGAATGA
- the mn1b gene encoding transcriptional activator MN1 → MFGLEQFGSQINSRNPGQSERNISQPRLNMGSHYKSPAGFHSGGPPGAVEAGMGPLSEPQMLGLNMNMNGEQQQYGGFHPRGHSDMHAGGGLQQQQQQQGPMHGFFNNQQPHQGHPHGHQPHPHQPHPHFSGNFGGPEPGSSCLHGGRLMGYNNNGMGPQQGFGEGFDPLAEGQAGDGFPQQQQQQQQQQQQQQRPGNMPDFTHHGPPSGSHAVPAPCLPLDQSPNRAASFHGLPSSSSSSSESHGLEPRRMPNQGAVEGLEYNFPSEPPSGHFDVHVFSPSESESQLPHFGPGRPVPGGNFPGNPGMPRTPGMPGISKGHQPPPPQPQQPQHGVFFERFGNGRKVPVGMEPGVNARHPLMQQQQQQAGLIARQNSCPPGLPRPPQAEPGSTNPNILDGGVMMPGQHNQFEYPIHRLENRGLNPYGDPMFSMQQPAPPPSQQPPNQRLQHFDSPYMNMAKRPRFDFPNAHGGEGWCGGMDNHLSPSAYPGLPGEFTPPVSEGFPPGPLQHPGPEQQSLQQRQNAAMMIKQMASRNQQQRMRQPSLQQLGHHGDVPPGPMAHGGPVGSMPQPGFDRENGGRMPNIDGQNPHVTQENSWFQGSHPPGEMMSRRMGGAGNESGPHDMGLQQNGAGMMFRPGMGMQEPMRIPGDGHVQALHSPGMHSQFSGNMGNLSQMQSPGAGTGHPNAPAERRPADFPAPPMGAQPTFPYGGANRQGPAHSAPQGVNTSPGSYPPQSEFPPGQRASVSKLGALSLGNFSKTSAKDSVFGQSCLAALSTACQNMIASLGAPNLNVTFNKKNQNEGKRKLSQTEQDINSSTSNGTGSAGPEYFQSSTSQNSQMPGTGNSNSKPASQSQTVQGEASALSPNYNMDATPCSEGKATTGSGRGRGRRKRDSGHVSPGIFFSPDNGNPVVSPGQQTPSAGVGERGGGTPHEKHLQSPSWGKGGDLMLGDQADLMSSLDSGIQSVAKSDSSSPRVDFPDDVSTHYGNEDEVSSSSDAGGASATKPNRSPMITGSPKMQRSDHGLINGQKPLGMGINNHTTSPPDSYGLNAGGATGASGVSHPGTPGVEQVRTPSSTSGQEDIHPLEILQAQIQLQRQQFSISEDQPLAMKNGKKNGDCPSQNGDNELASCSPDAGKGSMGTIDLDTLMAEQHATWYVPSDKAMMDGSEDDKAMGPWEKNKSQNNSKEESELSQSKAGAGAPGAGGGGGGGGGGGGGGGGGGGGGGGGGGGSSGGNHLQCLSVHCTDELGDSKGRGGPVSSWRSLHSDISNRFGTFVAALT, encoded by the coding sequence ATGTTTGGGCTGGAGCAGTTTGGTTCTCAGATTAATAGCAGAAACCCTGGCCAGTCAGAGAGAAACATAAGCCAACCGAGACTGAACATGGGCTCCCATTATAAAAGCCCAGCAGGTTTTCACTCTGGAGGCCCTCCTGGAGCCGTGGAAGCCGGCATGGGCCCTCTGAGCGAGCCGCAGATGCTCGGGCTcaacatgaacatgaacggagagcagcagcagtatggGGGCTTCCACCCCAGGGGCCACTCGGACATGCATGCAGGAGGAGgacttcagcagcagcagcagcagcaaggacCCATGCATGGATTTTTTAACAACCAACAACCTCATCAAGGACATCCTCATGGCCATCAACCTCACCCCCACCAACCTCACCCTCATTTCAGTGGGAATTTTGGGGGCCCAGAGCCGGGGTCTTCATGCCTGCATGGTGGCAGGCTAATGGGCTACAACAACAATGGCATGGGACCACAGCAGGGCTTTGGAGAAGGATTTGATCCTCTCGCTGAGGGACAGGCAGGGGATGGCTttccccagcagcagcagcagcagcagcagcaacagcagcagcagcagcggcctGGTAACATGCCTGACTTTACACATCACGGGCCTCCCAGTGGCAGCCATGCTGTGCCTGCTCCCTGTCTACCCCTGGACCAGTCGCCCAACAGAGCAGCATCCTTCCACGGTCTCCcatcctcctcgtcctcctcctccgagTCTCACGGCCTGGAGCCTCGGCGGATGCCCAACCAGGGAGCTGTGGAGGGATTAGAGTATAACTTCCCAAGTGAGCCTCCATCTGGACATTTTGATGTACATGTATTTTCcccatcagaatcagaatctcaGTTACCCCATTTTGGCCCAGGAAGGCCTGTTCCCGGCGGTAATTTCCCAGGGAACCCTGGCATGCCACGGACACCAGGTATGCCGGGCATCTCTAAAGGACACCAGCCGCCCCCGCCACAGCCCCAGCAGCCTCAGCATGGAGTGTTTTTTGAGCGTTTTGGAAACGGCCGGAAGGTGCCCGTGGGAATGGAGCCGGGGGTCAACGCGAGGCATCCtctcatgcagcagcagcaacaacaggcTGGCTTGATAGCCAGACAGAATTCATGCCCCCCTGGCCTCCCCCGACCCCCTCAGGCTGAGCCCGGCTCCACTAACCCTAACATTCTGGACGGAGGGGTCATGATGCCTGGCCAACACAACCAGTTTGAATATCCCATTCACAGACTGGAAAATAGGGGTCTGAATCCCTATGGGGACCCCATGTTTAGTATGCAACAGCCagctccccctccctcccagcAGCCCCCGAATCAGAGGCTGCAACACTTTGACTCTCCTTATATGAACATGGCAAAAAGGCCTAGATTTGACTTTCCCAATGCACATGGCGGTGAGGGCTGGTGTGGTGGTATGGATAACCACCTCTCTCCCTCGGCCTATCCCGGCCTGCCTGGAGAGTTCACCCCACCTGTAAGCGAAGGTTTCCCACCAGGTCCCCTGCAGCATCCGGGGCCCGAGCAGCAGTCTCTGCAGCAGCGGCAGAATGCAGCTATGATGATAAAACAAATGGCCTCTCGCAACCAGCAGCAGAGGATGAGGCAGCCCAGTCTGCAGCAGCTGGGTCACCACGGCGATGTACCTCCCGGCCCAATGGCTCACGGAGGCCCGGTCGGGAGCATGCCCCAGCCTGGCTTCGACAGGGAGAACGGTGGCAGGATGCCCAACATTGATGGACAAAATCCTCATGTAACTCAGGAGAACTCCTGGTTCCAAGGGTCCCACCCACCAGGGGAGATGATGTCACGGCGTATGGGTGGAGCGGGGAATGAATCAGGGCCCCATGACATGGGGCTACAGCAGAACGGGGCTGGGATGATGTTTAGGCCAGGCATGGGCATGCAGGAGCCCATGAGAATACCAGGAGATGGGCATGTACAGGCTCTCCATTCCCCGGGCATGCACTCACAATTCAGCGGCAACATGGGCAACCTCTCACAAATGCAGTCTCCAGGAGCGGGGACGGGGCACCCGAACGCACCGGCGGAGAGGCGGCCGGCTGACTTCCCCGCACCTCCAATGGGAGCTCAGCCAACGTTTCCCTATGGGGGGGCTAACCGTCAGGGGCCGGCCCACAGTGCTCCCCAGGGGGTGAACACCTCACCAGGGAGCTACCCTCCTCAGTCTGAGTTCCCCCCAGGCCAGCGGGCGTCTGTTAGTAAGCTCGGAGCGCTGTCCCTCGGGAACTTCAGCAAAACCAGCGCTAAAGACAGTGTTTTCGGCCAGAGCTGCCTGGCGGCCCTTTCCACGGCCTGCCAGAACATGATCGCTAGCCTAGGGGCCCCCAATCTTAACGTAACATTCAACAAGAAGAACCAAAATGAGGGCAAGCGAAAACTGAGTCAGACAGAGCAGGACATTAATAGCAGCACATCTAATGGGACTGGCAGTGCTGGACCTGAATATTTTCAGAGCAGCACTTCCCAGAACAGCCAGATGCCTGGCACTGGGAATAGCAACTCTAAGCCTGCAAGTCAAAGCCAGACGGTGCAGGGGGAAGCCAGTGCCCTCTCCCCAAATTACAACATGGACGCTACCCCATGCAGTGAGGGGAAGGCAACAACAGGgagtgggagagggagaggcaggagaaaaagagacagtGGACATGTGAGCcctggaatttttttttcccctgacaATGGTAACCCTGTTGTAAGTCCAGGCCAGCAGACCCCCTCTGCTGGCGTTGGGGAGAGGGGTGGGGGAACGCCCCACGAGAAACACCTCCAATCACCCTCTTGGGGAAAAGGAGGCGACCTAATGTTGGGGGACCAGGCCGACCTCATGTCTTCTTTGGACAGTGGCATTCAAAGTGTCGCCAAGTCTGACAGTAGCTCACCACGAGTGGACTTTCCTGACGATGTCAGCACCCACTACGGCAACGAGGACGAGGTGTCCTCCAGCTCCGACGCAGGAGGGGCCTCGGCCACCAAGCCCAATCGCAGCCCCATGATCACCGGCTCACCCAAAATGCAGAGGAGCGACCACGGGTTGATAAATGGACAGAAGCCCCTCGGCATGGGCATTAACAATCATACTACCTCGCCGCCAGACAGCTATGGACTGAACGCTGGTGGGGCCACAGGGGCCAGTGGGGTGAGCCACCCGGGCACTCCCGGGGTGGAGCAGGTACGCACCCCATCCAGCACCTCTGGCCAGGAAGACATCCATCCTCTGGAGATCCTGCAGGCCCAGATCCAGCTCCAGCGGCAGCAGTTCAGTATCTCTGAGGACCAGCCCCTGGCCATGAAGAATGGCAAGAAGAATGGCGACTGTCCCTCACAGAACGGAGACAATGAGCTGGCAAGCTGCAGCCCGGATGCTGGGAAGGGCTCAATGGGCACTATTGACCTTGACACCCTCATGGCAGAGCAGCACGCCACCTGGTACGTGCCCAGTGACAAGGCCATGATGGACGGGTCAGAGGATGACAAGGCCATGggaccatgggaaaaaaataagagCCAAAACAACAGCAAAGAAG